Genomic window (Marinobacter fonticola):
TCGCATCAAGGGCGACGCCGTGCAGCGATTTAACCGGGTAAAAGAACAGTTGCTCGATTTTCAACTGCGCCATGAGTGTGCCTCCTTGCAAAACGCTAAGGATATCAGCGGCGATGGCAGGGTGTCAGCGAGAAACGAAAAAGCCCGGCACAATGGCCGGGCTTTTTTTGAATCTGGAGCGGGAAACGAGATTCGAACTCGCGACCCCAACCTTGGCAAGGTTGTGCTCTACCAACTGAGCTATTCCCGCTTTTCGTCATGAGGGCGACCCTCTCAACGGCTGCGTATTTTACGCATTCGGCCGCGACCGTCAACACCTGCCCCGCACTTTTTTCATTCGGCCTTACTTTTATCAACCGCGCCTATCTATCGGTCAAACTGGCTACCAGTCAAACCGGCTATTGGCCATACCGGTTGGCGTCGTTATCCAGGTAGGCCTGCTCCTCTGACGTTGGGTATCTGCCCAGCACCTTGTTCCGATGCGGAAATCGACCAAACTGCGCCACGATGTCCCGATGCGCAACGGCAGACGAGTGAAAGCTCCTAAGCACATCCTTTAGTCGGCCTTGCGCTGTCGCCTCCAGTTGTTCATAGAGCGCCACAGCCTTTTCCTGGTCTTTCAGTCGCTCGGAATGCTGCAGCGGCATGATAAAAAATGCACGTTGAATCAACGGTAAATGGAGATCCAGCCCCCGCTCAAGCCCCTCAAGACAATTTAGGCGCGCCTGCCGGTCGTTGTCGTACGCCATCGCACGACCACGGTGGATATTGCGCGTAAACTGGTCCAACAGAATAAGTTCGGCAAGTGCTCCGCCGGGTTCTTCCCGCCAGGCCTCCAGTCCATTTTCCGAGGCCACCAGCACCAAGGAAAGAAAGCGTCGCCGGATCTCCCAGTCAAAGGCTCGGCTGGATTTGAACCAGCGCTCTCGGTGGAACGAGTCTGGCACGCCGTCCTTATCCAGCGGTCCGAACCAAAAATGTAGAACTTCCTGCCACGCAAACATTCGAATCCCTTTTGACGAGCATCTGAACAAAGGCTTATTCAAAGGCTCTCTTAGTTTACTGTAGTGACACAGCCTGAAGTGCTTTCTGGTAAGACTTCGCTAGTGTGCCGTGCGGTTAATTCGCTGATCCAATGAGCCCCTGAGAGCTTTGAGAGCAAGGCGCGGTGGCGAAGGTTTGGTGGTTCCAAATCGAGCCAGCGCAACGCGGCTATCAAAGCTCTCAGGGGCTCCCGAAGGGCGCGTCGCTGACGACGCCGGGCCGTCGTCAGCGACGCGCAGTAGATCAGTGAATTAACCGCACGGCACGCTAGTATCCAATCTGACATACTTTACGTATAGGTGTTATTAGCGTCAGTTCCGTTACCCCAATCAGGAGTCTTTAGTTTCCATGCAAAATCACCGCGTACTTCTACTGGCCCACGGCAGCAGCGACCCTAGATGGTGCGAGACCTTTGAGAAGCTGGCCGGCCCGAGCCTGCAGGCTATCCCGGGTGCGGCGATTGCCTATATGGAGCTCAGTCAGCCATCCCTCAGCGAAGAGATCGCTCGGGCGGCTCGTGACGGCGTATCCGGTGTCACTGTGCTGCCATTATTTCTCGCCGCAGGCCGACACTTGCGCCAGGATGTCCCGGCTATGCTGGAGAAGCTGTCAACCGAACACGGCATCGATATCGAGCTGGCCGCGCCCATCGGTGAACACCCTTTGTTGGGTGAAGCTATTCAGCATATCGTTGAAGAACGTCTTGATAACGATAACCCTCGCTGAAACTAGGCCAATCCATTGAGGAGGTCACTATGACTCAGCACATCCTGGTCACCGGAGGAACCGGCTTTATAGGCCAGCGGCTCTGCCCGGAGCTGCTGACTAAGGGCTACCGGCTCACGGTACTGAGCCGGCAGAGCGAGGCCGACGTCAAAGCCCGTTGCGGTCGCGTGGAGGCAGTCAACCAACTCAGCGAAATATCCCGGTTGCCGCGTCTCAACGCCGTCATCAACCTCGCCGGCGAAGGTATTGCAGAATCCCGCTGGACCGAAAAACGTAAGCAGGAACTCAGAGACAGCCGCATTGCGTTGACACGCCAACTCATGGAACAGCTTCAGAGCCGCGAGCAACAGCCAGAGGTTATCGTCTCAGGGTCTGCGGTGGGTTACTACGGCAGTCACGGCGGCGAACCATTGAACGAAGATGGACCCGTCAAGGACGAGTTCACTCACCACCTCTGTGCAGACTGGGAGTCCGAAGCGTTGCGAGCCCGCGACTGGGGCGCTCGGGTGGCGTTGTCGCGAACCGGCATTGTGCTCGGCCCTGACGGCGGTGCGCTGGGCAAAATGCTACTGCCTTTCAAACTTGGGCTAGGCGGTCGACTCGGCGATGGCCAGCAGTATATGCCGTGGATACACCGGGAAGACGTGGTAAAGGCCCTTATTTGGATGCTTGAGTCACCGGAAGCCTCGGGCGCCTATAACGTGGTCAGCCCTCACCCGGTGAGAAACGTGGATTTTACGCGCACACTTGGACGCGTTCTGGGACGGCCCACCATCATCCCCCTGCCCGCTTTTGCGTTAAAAGCAGGACTTGGCGAGATGTCGACTCTGCTGTTGGACGGCCAACGTGCGATGCCGGAAAAACTGTATCAGGCAGGATTCGATTTCAAGTACCCCGAGCTTGAAGATGCCCTGCGCGCCATTGTGTAGTGCAACCCGGTTCGGGCTAGCGCAGCGGCCCGCGTTTGGGCGACGGCTCACAGCGTCGAACGCTATGCAGTGCTAACCTGCCGGCTATCTGACTGAATCAGTATCGACGCTGGCCCATGTACAAGAAATCTCTGCTAATCGCTCTAGCCCTTCTCATCGGTGCTTCGCCCTGCTTTGCCGATGGCCGGGCCGCAAAACAGAGCTTCGAAACCTGCAGCATGATTACCAGCGAGTACATCACCGTGCTGCAGTTGGTTCACCAGGGCTTTACAGGGGAACAGTTGTTGAACGCTCTGCCCGGGCTAAGCGAGGGCGGGGCCACACGTGTTCGAGAACTGGCAAAAGTCGCAGATCAAGATGGGCTCGTCGACACGTTTTCGTCAGTCAATGCCGAGTACGCCCGCTGTAGCAAGCAGGTGTTCGAGCAAACTGGCGCGCCCGATCCGGCCACGCGGGAGGGCCACTTCTATTTCTGCGCCGGCGAGAACAAGCTGCGCCACGAGATACTTTTAGCGGCGACGCTCGAAGCCTCGAAAAACGAGGTTCTGACGCAGATTCCGGCAAGCCGCCATCGCATGGCCCGCGCTATATTCGAACTACAGGACAACCAGGGCACGTTAGCCGCGTTCGATGCGATCGGCGACGAGCTGAAGTACTGCCTGAACGGCCAAAGCTGATTTTCCTGAAAATTTTTCAGAAAAGAGTTTGACAGCCTGGGGAGCCTTTCTTAATATACGCGCCACCTCGACGAGGTCAGCGTTTAACGCGCAGCGTCCCCTTCGTCTAGTGGCCTAGGACTCCGCCCTTTCACGGCGGCAACAGGGGTTCGAACCCCCTAGGGGACGCCACTTTTTTCTTTCGCTGTTCTTCTGCAATTACTGCGTTCTCGCTGCTAACCGAGTTTAGACAGCATACGATCCGGAGAAATAAACTCCAGCCCCTGGGCAATCGCCACCCCCTCGCAGGTCAGCTTGCCCTGAGCAACATTCAGTCCAGGTAGAAATCCCGAATCGCTTTCAAGCGCTCCGCGCACCCCTTGATCCGCCAGCTTTACGACGTAGGGTAAAGTCGCGTTCGTTAAGGCCAAGGTAGATGTTCTCGCCACCGCACCGGGCATATTGGCCACGCAGTAATGCACCACACCGTTCACCAAGTATGTGGGATCGTCATGGGTTGTCGGTCGAGACGTTTCGGCACACCCTCCCTGATCAATCGCAACATCCACCAATGCGGCACCTTCCGGCATCACCTTCAGCAGGTCCCGGGTAACGAGCTTGGGTGCTGACGCGCCGGGAATCAGCACCGCGCCGATAACAAGGTCCGCCTCTTCAAGCACCTTCTCCAGAGCATCGGTGGTCGAATAGAGTGTCGTGATTTGCCCACGATACTGGTGATCCAGTTCGCGCAACACCGGCACCGAACGATCTAGCACCGTTACCCGGGCGCCGAGCCCGACAGCAAGCTGGGCGGCATTTCGCCCCACTACACCCCCGCCAATGACCACAACGTTTCCAGGGTGGACGCCAGGCACGCCGGATAGCAAAACCCCACGGCCTCCGCAGACTTTCTCCAAAGCCTGTGCACCTGCCTGGATCGCAAGGCGACCCGCCACCTCAGACATGGGCGCCAACAGGGGCAACTGCCCTTGGCGGTCAGTCACCGTTTCGTAGGCAATACAGGTAGCCCCGGAATCCATGAGTTCGCGGGTCTGTTCAGCGTCTGGCGCCAAATGAAGGAAAGTAAACAGGATATGATGACGCCTGAGCTTGCTGCGCTCCTCGGCCAAAGGCTCCTTGACCTTCACCAGTAGCGTTGCCCCCTCGAATATTGCAGTGGCATTCGGCACGACCTGAGCACCGGCCCGAGCGTACAGTTCGTCCGGAAATCCCGCCCCCTCTCCTGCACCGGCCTGAACCAGGACGTCATGCCCATGGTCAGCCAACTCCCGGACGCCCGCAGGTGTAAGCCCGACCCGATATTCATGATTCTTTATTTCCTTGAGCAAACCGACAGTTGTCATCGCAGCCTCCCGTCCAGTTCTGCGGCGAATTCAGTGGCCGCTGCCCGATTCCATTTGAACTCGGGTACGCCAAGTATAGAAGAATCGCGGGAAGATCAATGGCTCAAGACAACCGTTTAACAAGGCGTTCTCTTAGGGCCGGAAAGAGCCCGTCGGTAGTAAGCTTTTGCAAAATCATACGTTTATTTGCGAATCCGAAAAGGCACCGCAGGAAATCTACTGCTATAGTGGCTAAAAGGCTGATAGAACCTGATTTTTCAGGTGCGATAACAAACAGCCGTCAGGTTGATCCGCATTTTGCTGTTGGATACACGTGTGGGTGTATAGACTGCAGATGGATTGCCTGAGCAAAACTCGACACCCGATTCTTTCTATAACAGGCTCTATGAATCGACAGCATGTCTAAATTGTCGACGCGATTAAGTCAGTTCAAGGCCAGCTCGCCGCTGTCTTTCCGCTTGCTGGCTTACATACTGCTATTTAGCTCGCTATTCACGCTGTTCGCGTCCGCGATCCAGGTTTATACCGATTTCCGCAACGATATTTCGCTCGTGGACGAGCGGATGTCCGTCATCGAAACAAGCTACGCCAGCAGCCTGTCGCGAAGTTTATGGGCGCTGGACCAAAAGCTGCTGCAAGTGCAGATGGAAGGCATCCTCAGCCTGCCGGATATCGTTCACCTGCGCCTGAAGATCTTTCCGGATTCCGAAGTGGTCATGGGCGACGTGCCCCGTGATACCTCGACGATGACCCGTACCTTTGTGCTCAACCACGACGGCGATGAACTCTACAGGCTCGGTGAATTGACCATTACCGCCAGCCTCGCCGATATCTATCAGGATTTACGCCGCAAAGTCCTGGTTATTCTGACCACCCAGTTCTTCAAGACGTTTTTCATATCGGTGTTGATCATCTGGATATTCCAATATTTCGTGACGCGCCACCTTTCGGCCATGGCGAGCTATGCCCGTAGTTTTTCGTTGCGGGATCTGCAGGAACCGCTGGCATTGGATCGTCCCGACACCGACGTCAATCGCCGCGACGAGCTATCCCAGGTGGTAGAAGCATTCAATCAGATGCGCGATCGGTTGAACGACGATATTCGCCGGCAAGAAGAGGATGCGTCGGAAATCCGCAAACTTTCCATGGCTATTGAGCAAAGCCCGTCTTCCGTGCTCATTTGTGATCGCCACTGGCACATCGAGTTTTCCAATCATAAGTTTTCCCAGCTCACCGGCTTTCCGCTTGACGAAATACGCGGTAAACATCCGGGAATGTTGACCAGCGATACGTTCTCACACCGGGAAAACCAGCAACTCTGGCAAAACATCCGGCTACAGGTGCAGCGCGTCGGTGTCTGGCAGGGCGAGATCAACAGCGCCCGTCGCAGCGGCGAACGCTTCTGGGAACAGGTCATCGTGACGCCCATAAAGGACGGAAAAGGCAACCCGACGCACTTCCTGATCCTTGGCGAGGACATCAGCATTCGCAAACGTTACGAGCAGCAGCTCTTGCGTCAAGCCAACTACGACATTCTGACCGGTCTGCCCAACCGCATGCTGGCGCTGGATCGCCTCAAGTTGGCGCTGGCCCAGGCGCGGCGGGAAGAAACGCTGGTCGGCGTCATGTTCCTGGACTTGGACAACTTCAAGCACATTAACGACACCATGGGGCATGAAGCAGGCGATAACCTGCTGATAGAGGCTTCCAGACGCATTTCGAGCTGCCTGCGAGGAACCAGCACCGTGGCCCGCCTGGGTGGAGACGAGTTTCTGGTGATCCTGCCCGGCCTGCGCGAGTCGATTTCAACCGAGCAGGTCGCTGACCGCATCCTGCAAACTTTCGCCCCGCCCTTCCATCTGAACGGCCAGGAGGTGTTCGTCAGTACCAGTATCGGTATCGCGATCTACCCCACAGATTCCGATAACAGCGGCAATCTGCTTCAGCACGCAGATGCAGCGATGTATCAGGCGAAGAACAAGGGCAAAAGCGCCTACGAACGATTCGCCCCGGAAATGAAAGAGGTCTCCCACGAGCGTTTGCAGATCGAGTCGCGGCTGCGCCGGGCGCTCGAACTGAACGAATTCGAGCTCCACTTCCAGCCTATCGTCGAAACCGCGTCCGGTCGCCTGATTGGCGCTGAAGCCCTGATCCGCTGGAACAATCCCACCATGGGACTGGTCATGCCGGACAAGTTTATTCCCCTGGCGGAAGAGACCGGTCTGATCATTCCTATCGGCGAATGGGTTATTCAGCAAGCGTGTGCTGCGGCCAGCCAGTGGCAGGCCTCCACGGGGCTAACACTCAGCATTGCGGTCAACGTCTCGCCCCGCCAATTCCGCGATCCCGGCTTTGTCGATGTGGTACAGCGTGCGATTAACGAACAGCAGCTGGATCCCACCCTGTTAGAGCTCGAAATCACCGAGCGCCTGATTCTCGACAATACCATTGAAACCTCGGATATCCTGCGCCGTCTGGATACCATGGGCGTGCGTTTGTCGGTGGATGATTTCGGTACCGGCTATTCTGCGCTGAGTTACCTGAAAAGCTATCCATTCGACACGCTCAAGGTCGACAAGTCCTTCATTCGCGATGTCATTGTCGAAGATGGCGACGCCGCCCTGGTCAAAGCCATCATCAACATGGCCCACAGCCTCGGCCTTCAGGTCATCGCCGAAGGTGTGGAAGAGGAAGCACAGACCCACTTCCTCAAGGCTCAAGACTGCGACTATGCCCAGGGCTATTTCTACAGCCGGCCAGCCTCCGATGCCGATTTCGTCGAGTGGGTAAGGACCCATCATCGGACTTCCGGTTAACAATAGCTGACTACCACTGGTCCCGTTCCCACCGCACCGGTACACTCGAAATAAAAGGCGGATCAAGGAACGGACGCGAATGTCAGAATCCCTTCTTGTGGTGAACTGCGGCAGTTCATCACTGAAACTGGCGATATATTCCAGAAACGCGGAGCGACAAGCGCAGGTGCTGGCTGAACGGCTGGGCACCTCGGAAGCGTCCGCTAATGTTGAGTATCGTGGGCAACGAGAAACCATTCGGTTGCCGGAAAAAGCCAACCACGAACAGGCGTTGTCCGCCGTCATAAAGCATCTGGAA
Coding sequences:
- a CDS encoding sirohydrochlorin chelatase, yielding MQNHRVLLLAHGSSDPRWCETFEKLAGPSLQAIPGAAIAYMELSQPSLSEEIARAARDGVSGVTVLPLFLAAGRHLRQDVPAMLEKLSTEHGIDIELAAPIGEHPLLGEAIQHIVEERLDNDNPR
- the ald gene encoding alanine dehydrogenase yields the protein MTTVGLLKEIKNHEYRVGLTPAGVRELADHGHDVLVQAGAGEGAGFPDELYARAGAQVVPNATAIFEGATLLVKVKEPLAEERSKLRRHHILFTFLHLAPDAEQTRELMDSGATCIAYETVTDRQGQLPLLAPMSEVAGRLAIQAGAQALEKVCGGRGVLLSGVPGVHPGNVVVIGGGVVGRNAAQLAVGLGARVTVLDRSVPVLRELDHQYRGQITTLYSTTDALEKVLEEADLVIGAVLIPGASAPKLVTRDLLKVMPEGAALVDVAIDQGGCAETSRPTTHDDPTYLVNGVVHYCVANMPGAVARTSTLALTNATLPYVVKLADQGVRGALESDSGFLPGLNVAQGKLTCEGVAIAQGLEFISPDRMLSKLG
- a CDS encoding bifunctional diguanylate cyclase/phosphodiesterase — its product is MSKLSTRLSQFKASSPLSFRLLAYILLFSSLFTLFASAIQVYTDFRNDISLVDERMSVIETSYASSLSRSLWALDQKLLQVQMEGILSLPDIVHLRLKIFPDSEVVMGDVPRDTSTMTRTFVLNHDGDELYRLGELTITASLADIYQDLRRKVLVILTTQFFKTFFISVLIIWIFQYFVTRHLSAMASYARSFSLRDLQEPLALDRPDTDVNRRDELSQVVEAFNQMRDRLNDDIRRQEEDASEIRKLSMAIEQSPSSVLICDRHWHIEFSNHKFSQLTGFPLDEIRGKHPGMLTSDTFSHRENQQLWQNIRLQVQRVGVWQGEINSARRSGERFWEQVIVTPIKDGKGNPTHFLILGEDISIRKRYEQQLLRQANYDILTGLPNRMLALDRLKLALAQARREETLVGVMFLDLDNFKHINDTMGHEAGDNLLIEASRRISSCLRGTSTVARLGGDEFLVILPGLRESISTEQVADRILQTFAPPFHLNGQEVFVSTSIGIAIYPTDSDNSGNLLQHADAAMYQAKNKGKSAYERFAPEMKEVSHERLQIESRLRRALELNEFELHFQPIVETASGRLIGAEALIRWNNPTMGLVMPDKFIPLAEETGLIIPIGEWVIQQACAAASQWQASTGLTLSIAVNVSPRQFRDPGFVDVVQRAINEQQLDPTLLELEITERLILDNTIETSDILRRLDTMGVRLSVDDFGTGYSALSYLKSYPFDTLKVDKSFIRDVIVEDGDAALVKAIINMAHSLGLQVIAEGVEEEAQTHFLKAQDCDYAQGYFYSRPASDADFVEWVRTHHRTSG
- a CDS encoding TIGR01777 family oxidoreductase; this translates as MTQHILVTGGTGFIGQRLCPELLTKGYRLTVLSRQSEADVKARCGRVEAVNQLSEISRLPRLNAVINLAGEGIAESRWTEKRKQELRDSRIALTRQLMEQLQSREQQPEVIVSGSAVGYYGSHGGEPLNEDGPVKDEFTHHLCADWESEALRARDWGARVALSRTGIVLGPDGGALGKMLLPFKLGLGGRLGDGQQYMPWIHREDVVKALIWMLESPEASGAYNVVSPHPVRNVDFTRTLGRVLGRPTIIPLPAFALKAGLGEMSTLLLDGQRAMPEKLYQAGFDFKYPELEDALRAIV
- a CDS encoding DUF924 family protein, with the protein product MFAWQEVLHFWFGPLDKDGVPDSFHRERWFKSSRAFDWEIRRRFLSLVLVASENGLEAWREEPGGALAELILLDQFTRNIHRGRAMAYDNDRQARLNCLEGLERGLDLHLPLIQRAFFIMPLQHSERLKDQEKAVALYEQLEATAQGRLKDVLRSFHSSAVAHRDIVAQFGRFPHRNKVLGRYPTSEEQAYLDNDANRYGQ